Within Vespula vulgaris chromosome 23, iyVesVulg1.1, whole genome shotgun sequence, the genomic segment TTTtagtaataatatcattttacgatatatcatattttattatttatattaaaaatcttgaaaacaattagaaacaaaaagaaaaagaaaggaaaaaatgtgaaatagAAATTGAAAGACGATATGACAAAAATTACTAGAGGATACACAGTCATCCAATGAGAACaatactttaaaaaaatattttgttttaatgtttctttttttttttttaacgaattcgTTTATCTCATATtctagtattttttatatgattttaataaataaatacaaaaacgttttcgattcgaaaaatataatttcactgAGTATCGTTGATAATCGTTGagatttcatgaaaaataacCTTAATGAATTCTGCAGTGCGCAGCGAGCTCGCCGACGCGCCCAcacctttttttaaatagtcgGTGAAAGACGAAACAGCTGATTTGTTTCGGTTTAAAGCACATGTTTCGTGCGGTATAGTCGCAGAATATTTGTCAGTTTTTTCATTGTAAAGTATTgaagttcgttcgttcgataaaatataattaacaaggGGAAAGAACGTCCTCTTTAGTAGATGGTTCTttgtgaaatgaaaaatattctctaggttgtattttttgaataatttctcTTACCCGAGAAAAATGGCTGACCGTGATAGCGCATCTGAAAGCGACTCGAGTTCAATCGACGGTGGACCGATTATGATGCCACCCTCTCCAATTTCTCGTGaacaattacaaaaaagaattgaatcgCTTCAACAACATAATCGTGTTCTTAAAGTTGAACTCGAAACTTATAAATTGAGAGTAAAGGCACTTCAGGAAGAGAATCGTAGCCTTCGTCAAGCTTCTGTCATTATAGTAAGTTTCCTTtatgtttcgtttttctttagaaactaaatatctcgtttttatatatattttgatacaatcaaatttttacgaatttttgtaaaatatatttcgtttttaatgtatatttctGCGACCTAACCTGTTGTacgtttctaaatattttcttgatgtatgatttttaaaaatgataaaattttagtTTTTGTTTTGATAGGAATGTTTTagattaaatttgaaatatttattaagtttttatgagtatatatatatatatatatatatatatataaataaaacgtttgtTAGTttgatatattgtttataGAAACAAAACAATATGGTTTTCGGTTGTATTATAATCATCTTTTGTGTCATtgaatgatatatgtatgtatatatatatacatatacatacatatatatgtatataataaagataatagaaaatagtAGAGGAAAATGGATAGgtcagatatataaaataaaaatgaaagatagagaatagGATTAATTCTTCTAccgtaaaatttatttcattccatGGCTTTGTCTTTTTAGCAAGCTAAAGcagagcaagaagaagaatttatcAGCAATACGTTATTGAAAAAGATACAAGCgcttaagaaagaaaaagaaacgttagcTCATCATTATGAACAAGAGGAAGAATGTTTAACAAATGATCTGTCCAGGAAATTAAATCAGTTACGTCAAGAGAAATGTCGCTTAGAACAAACTttagaacaagaacaagaatgTCTTGTGAACAAgttaatgagaaaaatagagaaattggAGGCAGAAACGCTTGCGAAACAAAGCAACTTGGAACAATTACGTAGAGAAAAGGTTGAACTTGAAAATACACTCGAACAAGAGCAAGAAGCTTTGGTCAATAAATTATGGAAACGAATGGACAAGTTGGaagcagaaaaaagaatgctTCAAATAAAGTTGGATCAACCTGTATCAGATCCAACTTCTCCAAGGGAAATTAATAATGGCGATACTGCAACTAATTTAAGTACACATATTCAAACGTTAAGAAGTGAGGTTGCACGCTTAAGGCATACTTTACTAATATCACAACAAGAGCGTaaggatattttattatcatacgtttacattttttatgtgcaattttatatacatatatatatatatatataattgtaatatttgtaGATACGGAAAAAATGCAACGCTACGTtaacgaagagaaacaaatacgTGAAGAAAATTTAAGACTGCAAAGAAAACTACAATTAGAAGTAGAACGTCGAGAAGCTTTATGTAGACATTTGTCAGAATCAGAATCTAGGTATATATCTTGGCATTATTATGCATACAtgtatcataattaatatttgtaaaacttttttcttaatagtttggaaatggaagaagaacgTCACTACAATGAAATCGTAATGTCGGGTGGAAATATAAGAAATCGCACGGTTTCTAGTCCCGTCCCGTATAATCCTTCGCCTAGTTCTTCTAGGCCACTCAGTCCAGGTATTGAAACAGTTTTACAGTTTAAAACTGTAAAAGAAtgaatacatacattcatacgtacatatatatatatatatatatatatatatatatatatatatatgcatatgtattatatgaataatttagAAGCACATACAAGTGCTAGactttaattattcattattgaCAGGTAATAATGTAATAGGTTCAGCATCacgagaaaatttcaataccAACCGGTGTTATGCATGTGGTCAACCAACTACTCTTCCTTTTACTAGTTCGTCTCCTCCTTCGGGggtaagaaatagaaacattgaaatattttaatattattactaattctgataaaaattataactaattttttatatgtatgaattataaaaatagggACACATAGTTCCACCATCTACCAGACGTACATCTGATAGATTTGTTAAGCCAGCAATTCCTCCAACTATTGTGAATCCTGCCGGTCCTCAGCTAACAAATCCTACTGCTAATACAACTGGATCACCTATGGATATTGCTAAAACATAAATACTTGGGATATATTTATCAGTTGGTCTGGTAtcgtcatttatatattaatgaaaggTACTTCTTTTATTGGTGCATTTGTACTAATTTCATGATGATATGATAGATGCAACCAGTGGCTTGAAAAAGACGTTTGGTTTccatgttttatatattctccAGTTACAGTGTAATGATTCGATTTTGTTAGAATTACAAAAGGAAAGCAAATATGTCATTAATTAATCTATATCGTTACACTAGctaacaacaaaaaaaaaaacaaaaaaaaaacaacgcttatattatattacataagaaCATAATCTACAAcagtatttaagaaaaaaaaaaagggaaaaaaaataaacgtatcGAAACTTTTGATTTTCATGGAAAATAGCCTAATcaaagctaaaaaaaaaaaatatataaatgtattctcTTCAAATAATATCTCGCTCTCTTACCTTTTGTGTTtcgtatcatttttcattaattttctttaacgactgcatatacattcatttatctttttcttctttaaaactttaaaaagaaaaaaaaataataataataaagtaaaagagaaaaaaaagtttttattattatttttaattaagtgatgttagattttttttcaatgttaaatatttttcttttgctcctTTCAATTATC encodes:
- the LOC127071831 gene encoding coiled-coil domain-containing protein 6 isoform X1, producing MADRDSASESDSSSIDGGPIMMPPSPISREQLQKRIESLQQHNRVLKVELETYKLRVKALQEENRSLRQASVIIQAKAEQEEEFISNTLLKKIQALKKEKETLAHHYEQEEECLTNDLSRKLNQLRQEKCRLEQTLEQEQECLVNKLMRKIEKLEAETLAKQSNLEQLRREKVELENTLEQEQEALVNKLWKRMDKLEAEKRMLQIKLDQPVSDPTSPREINNGDTATNLSTHIQTLRSEVARLRHTLLISQQEHTEKMQRYVNEEKQIREENLRLQRKLQLEVERREALCRHLSESESSLEMEEERHYNEIVMSGGNIRNRTVSSPVPYNPSPSSSRPLSPGNNVIGSASRENFNTNRCYACGQPTTLPFTSSSPPSGGHIVPPSTRRTSDRFVKPAIPPTIVNPAGPQLTNPTANTTGSPMDIAKT
- the LOC127071831 gene encoding coiled-coil domain-containing protein 6 isoform X2, which translates into the protein MADRDSASESDSSSIDGGPIMMPPSPISREQLQKRIESLQQHNRVLKVELETYKLRVKALQEENRSLRQASVIIQAKAEQEEEFISNTLLKKIQALKKEKETLAHHYEQEEECLTNDLSRKLNQLRQEKCRLEQTLEQEQECLVNKLMRKIEKLEAETLAKQSNLEQLRREKVELENTLEQEQEALVNKLWKRMDKLEAEKRMLQIKLDQPVSDPTSPREINNGDTATNLSTHIQTLRSEVARLRHTLLISQQEHTEKMQRYVNEEKQIREENLRLQRKLQLEVERREALCRHLSESESSLEMEEERHYNEIVMSGGNIRNRTVSSPVPYNPSPSSSRPLSPGSASRENFNTNRCYACGQPTTLPFTSSSPPSGGHIVPPSTRRTSDRFVKPAIPPTIVNPAGPQLTNPTANTTGSPMDIAKT